From the Manis javanica isolate MJ-LG chromosome 11, MJ_LKY, whole genome shotgun sequence genome, one window contains:
- the LOC108401858 gene encoding olfactory receptor 10AG1-like, with protein sequence MENKLTEKPNITATVEFILLGFSDVPNLQWILFGIFLVIYLTILMCNGIIILITRIDPALQIPMYFFLSTFSFLEICYVSVTVPRMLVDLLTQKGNISFFACATQMCFVLMFGGSECLLLAVMAYDRYVAICSPLHYPLVMNHRVCIQLVVASWIGGVPVVIGQTCQIFSLPFCGSNTINHFFCDLPPVLKLACGNTFVNEIAVYVVAVVFITIPFLLIVISYGKIISNILRLSSAGGRAKAFSTCSSHLVVVVLFYGTATVTYLQPKPNQSAEIGKLVSLFYTVLIPTLNPIIYTLRNKEIMLALRKLVTKLLI encoded by the coding sequence ATGGAGAACAAATTAACAGAAAAACCCAATATCACTGCCACGGTGGAATTTATTCTCCTAGGGTTTTCTGATGTTCCTAATCTCCAATGGATCCTTTTCGGGATATTTTTAGTCATCTATCTGACTATCCTGATGTGCAATGGCATCATAATTTTGATAACAAGAATTGATCCTGCTCTCCAGAtccctatgtatttttttctgagcactttttcttttttagaaatctGTTATGTAAGCGTCACTGTCCCAAGAATGCTCGTGGACCTACTAACCcagaaaggaaacatttctttctttgcctGTGCTACACAAATGTGTTTTGTCCTGATGTTTGGAGGCTCAGAGTGTCTCCTCCTGgccgtgatggcctatgaccgctacgtaGCCATCTGTAGCCCTCTGCACTACCCTCTAGTCATGAACCACAGGGTCTGCATCCAACTGGTGGTCGCCTCCTGGATCGGTGGAGTTCCAGTTGTAATTGGGCAGACCTGTCAGATTTTCTCTCTGCCCTTTTGTGGGTCTAACACAATTAACCATTTCTTCTGTGACCTTCCCCCGGTCCTCAAGCTTGCCTGTGGGAACACATTTGTGAATGAGATAGCAGTCTATGTAGTTGCTGTGGTATTTATCACGATTCCGTTTTTGTTGATTGTTATCTCCTATGGTAAAATTATCTCCAACATTCTGAGATTGTCATCAGCCGGAGGGAGGGCTAAAGCTTTCTCTACCTGCTCTTCTCACCTGGTAGTTGTAGTCTTATTCTACGGAACAGCTACTGTCACTTATTTACAACCCAAACCAAATCAATCTGCAGAAATTGGGAAACTGGTCTCTCTTTTCTATACTGTTTTGATCCCAACATTGAATCCCATTATATATACTTTAAGGAACAAAGAAATCATGTTAGCCCTGAGAAAACTGGTAACTAAGTTATTAATATGA